Proteins encoded in a region of the Vibrio ponticus genome:
- a CDS encoding NupC/NupG family nucleoside CNT transporter — protein sequence MSLFMSLVGMVVLLAIAFAFSSNRKAINLRTVGGAFAIQFVLGAFVLYVPWGRDLLNGFSQGVSNVINYGNDGISFLFGGLVSDKMFEVFGGGGFIFAFRVLPTLIFFSALISVLYYLGVMQWVIKILGGGLQKALGTSRAESMSAAANIFVGQTEAPLVVRPFVPKMTQSELFAVMCGGLASVAGGVLAGYASMGVPLEYLVAASFMAAPGGLLFAKILHPETEKPEEDIAAAMDGGDDKPTNVIDAAAGGAASGLQLALNVGAMLIAFVGLIALVNGMLGGIGGWFGMPDLTLQLILGYLFSPLAFLIGVPWDEAIVAGSFIGQKLVINEFVAYLNFTPYIGESAQVVAATGEIMSDKTVAIISFALCGFANLSSIAILLGGLGSLAPARRGDIARMGMKAVLAGTLSNLMAATIAGFCLSLAAL from the coding sequence ATGAGCCTGTTTATGAGCCTAGTCGGTATGGTAGTGCTTCTTGCTATTGCATTTGCATTCTCATCAAACCGAAAAGCTATCAACTTAAGAACTGTAGGTGGCGCATTCGCTATCCAATTTGTACTTGGTGCATTCGTTCTATACGTGCCTTGGGGTCGTGATCTACTAAACGGTTTCTCTCAAGGTGTATCAAACGTTATCAACTACGGTAACGATGGTATTTCTTTCCTATTCGGTGGTCTTGTTTCTGACAAGATGTTCGAAGTATTTGGCGGCGGCGGCTTCATCTTCGCATTCCGTGTACTTCCAACACTGATTTTCTTCTCAGCACTGATTTCAGTACTGTACTACCTAGGCGTGATGCAATGGGTTATCAAAATCCTTGGTGGTGGTCTACAGAAAGCGCTAGGTACATCTCGCGCGGAATCAATGTCTGCAGCAGCTAACATTTTCGTAGGTCAAACTGAAGCACCTCTAGTGGTTCGCCCATTTGTTCCTAAAATGACTCAATCTGAGCTGTTTGCGGTAATGTGTGGTGGTCTAGCTTCTGTTGCTGGTGGTGTACTTGCTGGCTACGCTTCAATGGGGGTTCCTCTAGAGTACCTAGTAGCGGCATCATTCATGGCAGCACCTGGTGGTCTACTATTCGCTAAGATCCTTCACCCAGAGACTGAAAAGCCTGAAGAAGATATCGCAGCGGCAATGGACGGTGGCGATGACAAACCAACTAACGTTATCGACGCAGCAGCAGGCGGCGCGGCATCAGGTCTACAACTAGCACTTAACGTAGGTGCAATGCTAATCGCATTCGTAGGTCTAATCGCTCTAGTTAACGGTATGCTAGGTGGCATCGGTGGTTGGTTCGGTATGCCGGATCTAACACTACAACTAATCCTAGGTTACCTATTCTCTCCACTAGCATTCCTAATTGGTGTGCCATGGGATGAAGCAATCGTTGCAGGTTCATTTATCGGTCAAAAACTGGTAATCAACGAATTCGTAGCTTACTTGAACTTCACACCTTACATCGGTGAGAGTGCACAAGTAGTTGCAGCAACAGGTGAGATCATGTCTGACAAGACAGTGGCAATCATCTCGTTCGCTCTATGTGGCTTTGCAAACCTATCGTCTATCGCGATTCTACTAGGCGGTCTAGGTAGCTTGGCTCCAGCTCGTCGTGGCGATATCGCACGTATGGGTATGAAAGCAGTTCTTGCTGGTACATTATCTAACTTAATGGCAGCAACAATTGCAGGCTTCTGTCTAAGCCTAGCAGCTCTATAA
- the deoC gene encoding deoxyribose-phosphate aldolase, translating to MSDLKAAALRALQLMDLTTLNDDDTDAKVISLCHDAKTAVGNTAAICIYPRFIPIAKKTLREQGTPEVRIATVTNFPHGNDDIEIAVAETKAAVAYGADEVDVVFPYRALIAGNEEVGFELVKQCKAACGDSVLLKVIIETGELKEEALIKKASQICIEAGADFIKTSTGKVPVNATPEYARMMLEVIRDMNVAETVGFKPAGGVRTAEDAQAYLAMADEILGDNWVDARHYRFGASSLLTNLLNTLEVTDEKADPAAY from the coding sequence ATGAGCGATTTAAAAGCAGCAGCGTTACGTGCACTTCAACTTATGGACCTAACGACGCTAAATGACGACGACACAGATGCGAAAGTTATTTCACTTTGTCACGATGCAAAAACAGCCGTAGGTAACACAGCTGCGATCTGTATCTACCCTCGCTTTATTCCTATTGCTAAGAAGACACTTCGTGAGCAAGGTACGCCAGAAGTACGTATCGCAACTGTAACTAACTTCCCTCACGGTAACGACGATATCGAAATCGCAGTAGCGGAAACGAAAGCAGCTGTAGCATACGGTGCTGATGAAGTAGACGTAGTATTCCCTTACCGCGCCCTAATCGCAGGTAACGAAGAAGTGGGCTTTGAGCTAGTTAAACAATGTAAAGCAGCATGTGGTGACAGCGTTCTACTTAAAGTAATCATCGAAACAGGTGAACTGAAAGAAGAAGCGCTAATCAAGAAAGCATCACAAATCTGTATCGAAGCAGGTGCTGACTTTATTAAAACTTCAACTGGTAAAGTGCCAGTGAACGCAACACCAGAATACGCGCGCATGATGCTAGAAGTGATTCGTGACATGAACGTAGCTGAGACTGTTGGTTTCAAACCAGCGGGTGGTGTACGTACTGCAGAAGATGCGCAAGCTTACCTAGCAATGGCTGACGAAATTCTAGGTGACAACTGGGTTGATGCTCGTCACTACCGTTTCGGTGCATCGAGCCTACTGACTAACCTTCTTAATACATTAGAAGTGACAGACGAGAAAGCGGATCCAGCCGCTTACTAA